From the Verrucomicrobiia bacterium genome, one window contains:
- a CDS encoding low specificity L-threonine aldolase — protein sequence MITAIQLRRHFASDNYAGICPEAFAALVECNEGHEVSYGDDSWTQKASNLLREVFETHCEVFFVFNGTSANALALASLCQSYHSILCHEVAHVEGSECGAPEFFANGTKVLLLPGAIGKIDPKSIEGAVNKRTDIHYPKPRALSLTQGTEVGTVYSLEELRQLADVARHFQLRIQMDGARFANAVVSLGVAPKEITWQSGVDVLCFGGTKNGLAVGEAVVFFNSEAAREFDYRCKQGGQLASKMRFLSAPWVGMLQDGAWLRHARHSNAMAQRLEAAIRPMPGVQIAYPVQTNAVFAKIPEPVVQAMHERGWKFYTHVGGWDESRLMCSWDTTTEDVDSFAADLNECLTLR from the coding sequence ATGATTACGGCCATTCAGCTCCGCCGCCATTTCGCCAGTGATAACTATGCCGGGATTTGCCCGGAGGCCTTTGCCGCCCTGGTGGAATGCAACGAAGGCCATGAGGTCAGCTACGGGGATGATTCCTGGACACAAAAGGCCTCCAACCTCCTGCGCGAGGTGTTCGAGACCCATTGCGAAGTGTTTTTTGTCTTTAATGGCACCTCGGCCAACGCGCTGGCGCTGGCTTCTCTATGCCAATCTTACCACAGCATCCTCTGCCACGAGGTAGCTCACGTCGAAGGCTCCGAGTGCGGGGCGCCCGAGTTCTTTGCAAACGGCACTAAGGTGCTGCTGCTGCCCGGCGCTATCGGAAAGATCGATCCCAAATCCATTGAAGGGGCCGTCAACAAGCGGACCGACATCCACTATCCCAAACCGCGCGCCCTGAGCCTGACGCAGGGGACCGAGGTCGGCACGGTTTATTCCCTGGAGGAGTTGCGCCAATTGGCAGATGTGGCCCGCCATTTCCAATTGCGCATTCAGATGGACGGCGCCCGCTTCGCCAATGCCGTCGTGTCGCTCGGAGTTGCTCCGAAGGAAATCACTTGGCAATCGGGTGTCGACGTTCTGTGTTTTGGCGGGACCAAGAACGGGCTGGCAGTGGGCGAGGCGGTGGTTTTCTTCAATTCGGAGGCGGCGCGGGAATTTGATTATCGTTGCAAGCAAGGCGGCCAATTAGCCTCCAAAATGCGGTTCCTTTCGGCTCCGTGGGTGGGCATGTTGCAGGATGGCGCCTGGCTGCGGCACGCCCGCCACTCCAATGCGATGGCCCAACGCCTCGAGGCGGCAATCCGGCCCATGCCCGGCGTCCAAATTGCTTACCCGGTTCAGACCAACGCGGTTTTTGCTAAAATCCCCGAACCGGTGGTGCAGGCAATGCACGAGCGGGGCTGGAAGTTTTACACGCATGTTGGTGGCTGGGATGAGTCACGGCTCATGTGCAGTTGGGATACAACAACCGAGGACGTGGACTCCTTTGCTGCGGACTTAAACGAGTGTTTGACACTTCGATAG